The genomic window CGGCGTGTTAGTATTCCTCCAACATGCTCCTACAAACCTGCTTTTCCCCGGATCACCCCTACCAATTGCCATACCAAGTCAATATCTGTCCTCAACTCCTCGCGAGTGTAGTCGAGCATTGGTCCTGGAGGATAGCGCTCCTCAAGATAGTATCTGGTGGCTTTTTCACAGAGATCAATGTAGGGTGAATACAAGCCGGGTTCTACCTTGGATGCGAGGTTAAGTAGGG from Syntrophales bacterium includes these protein-coding regions:
- a CDS encoding HEPN domain-containing protein, with product MDEELKQAVMEWFERGDHDIETAQLLYDEQGYTDVIAYHIQQAIEKYLKGYLVLKGQRPPWVHELDTLLNLASKVEPGLYSPYIDLCEKATRYYLEERYPPGPMLDYTREELRTDIDLVWQLVGVIRGKAGL